One part of the Solea solea chromosome 16, fSolSol10.1, whole genome shotgun sequence genome encodes these proteins:
- the LOC131475483 gene encoding E3 ubiquitin-protein ligase TRIM69-like isoform X2 produces MMQCFHFMAKPTKNLAAKIKESQKKTKKDKGELLDEDQLFVLDLARELSRVCQGSSVLEHIWNEDDIWSTPLCRVFILQWALMLESKNKPMQTDGWPAMEDWKQPDMINEQDVLQAKNMILNWIKDLRAQPEQSVWPGEPVAKVLEDLQSAWRWGRVPNLLTAMELVMWTLMLQQPEKDNIPQQWLLWKQRTQNIGAISYIPQPVWDWISDAAVEVTLDLDSANPDLLICSDEKRMRCGFERKDVPNYHQRFDGWWCAVGVQGFGSGRHYWEVEVGERDWRLGVAKEPSLRKGFKSLNTNTGYLTLRLERGTELKALTVPFTALPQGLIPRKVGIYLDYDQGQLSFYDVDKHLHIYTYNESFTEKLFPLFGTVEILKDLVIRAPPDKTQCLWSSSCLWS; encoded by the exons ATGATGCAATGTTTTCACTTCATGGCGAAGCCGACCAAAAACCTGGCGGCCAAGATAAAG gaatcacagaaaaaaaccaaGAAGGACAAAGGAGAGCTTCTGGATGAGGATCAGCTGTTTGTTTTGGATCTGGCTAGAGAGCTCAGCCGAGTGTGCCAG GGGTCTTCAGTGCTGGAGCACATCTGGAACGAGGATGACATCTGGTCAACTCCTCTCTGCAGGGTTTTCATCCTACAATGGGCCTTGATGCTGGAGAGCAAG AATAAGCCCATGCAGACTGATGGCTGGCCAGCAATGGAAGACTGGAAACAGCCTGACATGATAAATGAACAAGATGTGCTGCAGGCCAAAAACATGATCCTCAACTGGATCAAGGACCTGAGAGCTCAGCCTGAG CAAAGTGTGTGGCCTGGGGAGCCTGTGGCAAAAGTCCTGGAGGACCTGCAGTCAGCCTGGCGCTGGGGCCGTGTCCCCAATCTGCTGACTGCTATGGAACTGGTCATGTGGACTTTAATGCTGCAGCAGCCGGAAAAG GACAACATCCCACAGCAGTGGCTCTTGTGGAAGCAGAGGACTCAGAACATAG GTGCCATATCCTACATCCCTCAACCAG TGTGGGACTGGATCTCAGATGCTGCAG TTGAGGTGACACTGGATCTGGACTCAGCCAACCCTGATCTGCTCATCTGCAGTGACGAGAAAAGGATGCGTTGTGGCTTTGAGAGGAAGGATGTTCCCAACTACCACCAACGCTTTGATGGCTGGTGGTGTGCCGTAGGAGTGCAGGGTTTTGGCTCTGGGCGACACTACTGGGAAGTGGAGGTGGGTGAGCGGGACTGGCGACTGGGTGTGGCTAAAGAGCCATCCCTCCGAAAAGGCTTCAAATCGCTTAACACCAACACAGGGTACCTGACCCTGCGGCTGGAGAGAGGCACTGAGCTGAAGGCACTTACTGTGCCCTTCACAGCCCTGCCACAGGGTCTTATCCCCCGCAAAGTGGGCATCTACCTTGACTACGACCAAGGCCAGCTGTCCTTTTATGACGTGGACAAACACTTGCACATTTACACCTACAATGAGAGCTTCACTGAGAAGCTGTTCCCGTTATTTGGTACGGTGGAGATCCTGAAGGATCTGGTGATCAGGGCCCCACCAGATAAGACCCAATGTCTCTGGTCCTCATCCTGTCTCTGGAGTTAA
- the LOC131475483 gene encoding E3 ubiquitin-protein ligase TRIM69-like isoform X1 — MMQCFHFMAKPTKNLAAKIKESQKKTKKDKGELLDEDQLFVLDLARELSRVCQGSSVLEHIWNEDDIWSTPLCRVFILQWALMLESKQNKPMQTDGWPAMEDWKQPDMINEQDVLQAKNMILNWIKDLRAQPEQSVWPGEPVAKVLEDLQSAWRWGRVPNLLTAMELVMWTLMLQQPEKDNIPQQWLLWKQRTQNIGAISYIPQPVWDWISDAAVEVTLDLDSANPDLLICSDEKRMRCGFERKDVPNYHQRFDGWWCAVGVQGFGSGRHYWEVEVGERDWRLGVAKEPSLRKGFKSLNTNTGYLTLRLERGTELKALTVPFTALPQGLIPRKVGIYLDYDQGQLSFYDVDKHLHIYTYNESFTEKLFPLFGTVEILKDLVIRAPPDKTQCLWSSSCLWS; from the exons ATGATGCAATGTTTTCACTTCATGGCGAAGCCGACCAAAAACCTGGCGGCCAAGATAAAG gaatcacagaaaaaaaccaaGAAGGACAAAGGAGAGCTTCTGGATGAGGATCAGCTGTTTGTTTTGGATCTGGCTAGAGAGCTCAGCCGAGTGTGCCAG GGGTCTTCAGTGCTGGAGCACATCTGGAACGAGGATGACATCTGGTCAACTCCTCTCTGCAGGGTTTTCATCCTACAATGGGCCTTGATGCTGGAGAGCAAG CAGAATAAGCCCATGCAGACTGATGGCTGGCCAGCAATGGAAGACTGGAAACAGCCTGACATGATAAATGAACAAGATGTGCTGCAGGCCAAAAACATGATCCTCAACTGGATCAAGGACCTGAGAGCTCAGCCTGAG CAAAGTGTGTGGCCTGGGGAGCCTGTGGCAAAAGTCCTGGAGGACCTGCAGTCAGCCTGGCGCTGGGGCCGTGTCCCCAATCTGCTGACTGCTATGGAACTGGTCATGTGGACTTTAATGCTGCAGCAGCCGGAAAAG GACAACATCCCACAGCAGTGGCTCTTGTGGAAGCAGAGGACTCAGAACATAG GTGCCATATCCTACATCCCTCAACCAG TGTGGGACTGGATCTCAGATGCTGCAG TTGAGGTGACACTGGATCTGGACTCAGCCAACCCTGATCTGCTCATCTGCAGTGACGAGAAAAGGATGCGTTGTGGCTTTGAGAGGAAGGATGTTCCCAACTACCACCAACGCTTTGATGGCTGGTGGTGTGCCGTAGGAGTGCAGGGTTTTGGCTCTGGGCGACACTACTGGGAAGTGGAGGTGGGTGAGCGGGACTGGCGACTGGGTGTGGCTAAAGAGCCATCCCTCCGAAAAGGCTTCAAATCGCTTAACACCAACACAGGGTACCTGACCCTGCGGCTGGAGAGAGGCACTGAGCTGAAGGCACTTACTGTGCCCTTCACAGCCCTGCCACAGGGTCTTATCCCCCGCAAAGTGGGCATCTACCTTGACTACGACCAAGGCCAGCTGTCCTTTTATGACGTGGACAAACACTTGCACATTTACACCTACAATGAGAGCTTCACTGAGAAGCTGTTCCCGTTATTTGGTACGGTGGAGATCCTGAAGGATCTGGTGATCAGGGCCCCACCAGATAAGACCCAATGTCTCTGGTCCTCATCCTGTCTCTGGAGTTAA
- the recql5 gene encoding ATP-dependent DNA helicase Q5 isoform X1 yields the protein MTKSLKEALKTHFGFDSFRTKLQEDVVKAVARGDRDVFVCMPTGAGKSLCYQLPALLADGITLVISPLIALIQDQVQRLKDLNIPACSINSKLPVGERRLIMTDLESSSPRLKLLYITPEMVASPSFQPCLTGLCSRGLLSYLAVDEAHCVSQWGHDFRPDYLKLGNLRARLPGVPCLALTATAPKNVQEDIVQSLRLHLPLSFVTPVFRSNLHYDVIFAELLPNPYVHLHAFIKKALAVSSGSNGQGCGIVYCRTREGCEVVAHQLTKLGVSAKPYHAGLKTGDRTDAQNEWMQGKVLVIVATISFGMGVDKATVRFVAHWNLAKSLASYYQESGRAGRDGLPSSCRIYYSRRDKEQINFLIRQEIGRKQAKRGTAKELDKTAITDFEAMVSYCEQESCRHAIISKFFGDKAPNCAGACDCCRNPNVVRAQLEKAAVLSTKTGAAQSNTPTGPFGFQKGVYEGGKKGYGFERYDEEDSGSGEEDSLKRKTEFSHLFKKQMKIRKGTDGQREDFVAPDAGCLLKDASSQRIPKLTVKAREHCLYLLEDALHGHQEAQDMHSGDTLSLAVDIEHEVFKKSKSSNLYKAAVLKKVAEMKKEAPPSAGGGDTSNSSREFGEVETTPKGEASTSSSSSFSEDLQGFTSASEIYSLKRKRVGAGLRGSSNPFITAKELLKSSMMDTALNKGSESGGVSHNSSGGFLESNTDKPSAVTSSIKATANAAAASMKSPTKAGKALSKKQQMLAESAKSSRNISQYFAKKEVTEKSQTELQEQEGLQTTAAIQQENTSQLENVHAKVDAMKSSPVESETQDVILVESKSEVIIIDDIEEEPSHQTDTMELKEVQDTTHDDLRQNEPEDQATPALIQEVTDDTRADGESSPPVKRSRPADGSSKRVTFNPKVQERALQPRNEPPKTVTLKEVADIVIHYLDPFYTQGKFATKELFKSFARFLSHHLAEGSNRGKGQVKAEAKALIKKFFNRVQRCEREADWTHLKRPHSYKDTEEKI from the exons ATGACAAAAAGTTTAAAAGAGGCTTTAAAAACCCACTTTGGGTTCGACAGCTTCAGGACTAAACTGCAGGAAGATGTTGTCAAAGCGGTCGCCAGAG gtgacagggacgtgtttgtgtgcatgcctACTGGTGCAGGGAAGTCCCTGTGTTACCAGTTACCTGCATTGCTGGCTGATGGCATCACTCTGGTTATATCCCCACTCATCGCTCTCATCCAG GATCAAGTGCAACGCCTGAAGGATCTGAACATCCCTGCCTGCTCCATTAACTCCAAGCTTCCAGTAGGCGAGCGCCGTCTAATCATGACCGACCTGGAGAGCAGCAGCCCCAGGCTGAAGCTCCTCTACATTACCCCAGAGATGGTGGCTTCTCCCTCTTTCCAGCCTTGCCTGACAGGCCTTTGTTCCCGTGGCCTGCTGTCCTACCTGGCAGTGGACGAGGCTCACTGCGTCTCTCAGTGGGGCCACGATTTTAGGCCAGACTACCTCAAACTGGGTAACCTGCGCGCTCGCTTGCCTGGAGTTCCCTGCTTGGCACTGACAGCAACAGCCCCCAAGAATGTACAGGAAGACATTGTTCAGTCCCTGAGGCTGCACCTGCCTCTTTCCTTTGTTACACCTGTTTTTCGCAGTAACTTGCACTATGATGTGATCTTCGCGGAGCTGCTGCCGAACCCTTATGTTCATCTACATGCCTTTATTAAGAAGGCACTAGCAGTGAGCAGTGGGTCTAATGGACAG GGCTGTGGGATTGTTTACTGTCGGACCAGGGAAGGCTGTGAGGTGGTGGCCCACCAGCTGACCAAGCTTGGGGTCTCGGCCAAGCCGTATCATGCAG GCTTGAAAACTGGAGATCGCACAGACGCCCAGAACGAGTGGATGCAGGGGAAAGTGTTGGTGATTGTTGCCACCATCAGCTTTGGCATGGGAGTAGATAAGGCCACTGTCAG ATTTGTAGCTCATTGGAACCTCGCTAAGTCTTTGGCCAGTTACTACCAAGAGTCTGGGCGAGCAGGGAGAGACGGCCTGCCATCCTCCTGTCGCATATACTATTCCCGGAGGGACAAGGAGCAAATAAACTTCCTCATCCGTCAGGAGATTGGCCGCAAACAG GCGAAACGTGGTACTGCAAAGGAGTTGGACAAAACAGCCATTACAGACTTTGAAGCCATGGTGTCGTACTGTGAGCAAGAAAG TTGTCGCCATGCCATCATCTCCAAGTTCTTTGGGGACAAGGCGCCAAACTGTGCTGGTGCCTGCGACTGCTGCCGCAACCCTAATGTTGTACGAGCCCAGCTGGAGAAAGCGGCCGTCCTTAGCACCAAGACCGGGGCCGCTCAGAGCAACACGCCTACTGGACCATTTGGTTTCCAGAAGGGTGTATACGAAGGTGGAAAGAAGGGATACGGCTTTGAGAG GTATGATGAAGAGGACTCCGGCAGTGGCGAAGAAGATTCCTTGAAAAGGAAAACGGAATTTTCTCACCTCTTCAAGAAGCAGATGAAAATAAGAAAG ggaaCTGATGGTCAGAGGGAAGATTTTGTTGCTCCAG ACGCTGGTTGCCTACTCAAAGACGCCAGCAGCCAGAGGATCCCAAAGCTCACTGTAAAG GCCAGAGAGCACTGCCTGTACCTCTTGGAAGATGCTTTACATGGCCACCAGGAGGCACAAGACATGCACAG CGGTGACACTCTGTCTTTGGCAGTGGATATTGAACACGAGGTCTTCAAGAAAAGCAAGTCCTCTAACTTGTACAAAGCTGCTGTACTGAAGAAG GTGgcagaaatgaagaaagaagCGCCTCCTTCAGCTGGAGGAGGTGACACGAGTAACAGCAGCAGGGAATTTGGAGAGGTTGAGACGACACCGAAAGGGGAGGCAtccacctcctcttcttcgTCCTTTTCTGAGGATCTGCAGGGATTCACGTCTGCATCTGAAATCTACTCG CTGAAGCGTAAGAGGGTAGGAGCAGGCCTAAGAGGCTCATCCAACCCCTTCATAACTGCCAAGGAGCTGCTGAAGTCCTCCATGATGGATACTGCTTTGAACAAAGGGTCAGAGAGTGGCGGGGTTTCTCATAACAGCTCTGGAGGCTTCCTAGAGTCAAACACCGATAAACCTTCAGCTGTGACGTCGTCCATCAAAGCCACTGCAAATGCAGCCGCTGCCTCCATGAAAAGCCCGACCAAAGCGGGCAAAGCCTTGAGCAAGAAGCAGCAGATGCTGGCAGAGTCGGCAAAGAGTTCTCGCAACATTTCCCAGTACTTTGCAAAGAAAGAAGTTACAGAAAAAAGCCAGACggagctgcaggagcaggagggaCTTCAAACTACCGCTGCGATCCAACAAGAGAACACCAGCCAGCTGGAAAACGTACATGCCAAGGTGGACGCTATGAAGAGCAGCCCTGTGGAATCAGAGACTCAGGATGTGATACTAGTAGAAAGTAAAAGTGAAGTAATCATCATAGATGATATTGAAGAGGAGCCTTCGCATCAAACGGACACTATGGAGCTGAAGGAGGTTCAGGACACAACTCATGACGATCTGAG GCAAAACGAACCAGAAGATCAAGCTACACCAGCTCTTATACAAGAG GTGACGGACGACACGAGAGCTGACGGGGAGTCGTCTCCTCCGGTGAAGCGCAGCCGCCCTGCTGATGGCAGCAGCAAAAGAGTAACCTTTAACCCTAAAGTGCAGGAGAGAGCACTGCAACCTAGGAATGAGCCACCGAAGACGGTTACACTGAAGGAAGTGGCTGATATTGTGATCCACTATCTGGACCCTTTTTACACTCAGGGCAAGTTTGCTACGAAG GAGCTGTTCAAGTCCTTTGCCCGCTTCTTGTCTCACCATCTTGCAGAGGGAAGCAATCGGGGAAAAGGCCAAG TCAAAGCTGAAGCCAAAGCTCTCATCAAGAAGTTCTTCAACCGAGTCCAGCGCTGCGAGCGCGAGGCGGACTGGACGCACCTGAAACGACCGCACAGCTATAAAGACACGGAGGAAAAGATATGA
- the recql5 gene encoding ATP-dependent DNA helicase Q5 isoform X2, with protein MTKSLKEALKTHFGFDSFRTKLQEDVVKAVARGDRDVFVCMPTGAGKSLCYQLPALLADGITLVISPLIALIQDQVQRLKDLNIPACSINSKLPVGERRLIMTDLESSSPRLKLLYITPEMVASPSFQPCLTGLCSRGLLSYLAVDEAHCVSQWGHDFRPDYLKLGNLRARLPGVPCLALTATAPKNVQEDIVQSLRLHLPLSFVTPVFRSNLHYDVIFAELLPNPYVHLHAFIKKALAVSSGSNGQGCGIVYCRTREGCEVVAHQLTKLGVSAKPYHAGLKTGDRTDAQNEWMQGKVLVIVATISFGMGVDKATVRFVAHWNLAKSLASYYQESGRAGRDGLPSSCRIYYSRRDKEQINFLIRQEIGRKQAKRGTAKELDKTAITDFEAMVSYCEQESRGSRGSRSSRSGRSVPP; from the exons ATGACAAAAAGTTTAAAAGAGGCTTTAAAAACCCACTTTGGGTTCGACAGCTTCAGGACTAAACTGCAGGAAGATGTTGTCAAAGCGGTCGCCAGAG gtgacagggacgtgtttgtgtgcatgcctACTGGTGCAGGGAAGTCCCTGTGTTACCAGTTACCTGCATTGCTGGCTGATGGCATCACTCTGGTTATATCCCCACTCATCGCTCTCATCCAG GATCAAGTGCAACGCCTGAAGGATCTGAACATCCCTGCCTGCTCCATTAACTCCAAGCTTCCAGTAGGCGAGCGCCGTCTAATCATGACCGACCTGGAGAGCAGCAGCCCCAGGCTGAAGCTCCTCTACATTACCCCAGAGATGGTGGCTTCTCCCTCTTTCCAGCCTTGCCTGACAGGCCTTTGTTCCCGTGGCCTGCTGTCCTACCTGGCAGTGGACGAGGCTCACTGCGTCTCTCAGTGGGGCCACGATTTTAGGCCAGACTACCTCAAACTGGGTAACCTGCGCGCTCGCTTGCCTGGAGTTCCCTGCTTGGCACTGACAGCAACAGCCCCCAAGAATGTACAGGAAGACATTGTTCAGTCCCTGAGGCTGCACCTGCCTCTTTCCTTTGTTACACCTGTTTTTCGCAGTAACTTGCACTATGATGTGATCTTCGCGGAGCTGCTGCCGAACCCTTATGTTCATCTACATGCCTTTATTAAGAAGGCACTAGCAGTGAGCAGTGGGTCTAATGGACAG GGCTGTGGGATTGTTTACTGTCGGACCAGGGAAGGCTGTGAGGTGGTGGCCCACCAGCTGACCAAGCTTGGGGTCTCGGCCAAGCCGTATCATGCAG GCTTGAAAACTGGAGATCGCACAGACGCCCAGAACGAGTGGATGCAGGGGAAAGTGTTGGTGATTGTTGCCACCATCAGCTTTGGCATGGGAGTAGATAAGGCCACTGTCAG ATTTGTAGCTCATTGGAACCTCGCTAAGTCTTTGGCCAGTTACTACCAAGAGTCTGGGCGAGCAGGGAGAGACGGCCTGCCATCCTCCTGTCGCATATACTATTCCCGGAGGGACAAGGAGCAAATAAACTTCCTCATCCGTCAGGAGATTGGCCGCAAACAG GCGAAACGTGGTACTGCAAAGGAGTTGGACAAAACAGCCATTACAGACTTTGAAGCCATGGTGTCGTACTGTGAGCAAGAAAG CAGGGGCAGCAggggcagcaggagcagcaggtcaGGCAGGTCAGTACCACCATGA